The nucleotide window CGACAAGCAGGGTTTACCGCCGACAGGGATGGTTTGCAGTCGACGACTGCAAACGCCGGGCGGCCCCGTCAGCCTATTGACCTTCCGTGACCGCCTCCCGGGCGCCCGGGAGGCGCGGGCCTACCCTGGGCCCCGTGATCGAGCCACTGGACGCCGCGACCCTGGCCGCCGCGCTGCCCTCCGCCTCCTGGCACGTCGACGTGGTCGTCGAGACCACGTCGACCAACACCGACCTGCGCACCGCGGCACTGGCCGGTACCGCTCGCCCGGGCACTGTGCTGGTCGCCGAGCACCAGACCGGCGGCCGCGGTCGCCTGGGCCGGACCTGGGAGTCCGCGCCGGGGGCCGGGCTGACGTTCTCGGTGCTGCTGGACCCGGGCCGGGCGCCGCTGGAGCGCTGGGGTTGGGTGCCGCTGCTGACCGGGCTGGCGATCGCCGAGTCCGTGGGGGCCGCGACGGGCATCGAGCTTCGGGTGAAGTGGCCCAACGACGTGCTCTCGATCGGTGGGTTGAAGGTCGCCGGGGTGCTGGCCGAACGGGTCGACGCTGCCACCGGTCCGCTGGCCGTGGTCGGGATCGGGCTGAACATCAGCGCCGGGCCGGACCAACTGCCGGTGTCCACGGCCGGGTCGCTGGCCATGGCCGGGGCGACCACAACCGACCGGCCGCGACTGCTCGGCGCGATCCTCGAGGCACTGGCCGGGCGGATGGACACCTGGCTGTCCTACGGCGGCGACGCCGCGGAGGCCGGGTTGCTCGACGCCTACGCCGCGACCAGCGCGACCCTCGGCCGGCAGATCTCGGTCGCCGTGCCGGGTGGCGAGGAGATCACCGGCGAGGCGTTGCACGTCGACGAGTCCGGCGCGCTCGTCCTGCGGACCTTGGACGGGCCGCGCGTCGTGGCCGCCGGAGACGTCACCGGGGTCGAGTAGAGGACGCCGGCGCGGTGGCCGAGCAGTTCCTGGTGGAGTTCCGCCGGCACGCCTACGTGCTGGCGCTGCCGACGCTGGTCCTCGGCGTGTGCAGCGGGCTCGGCGCGTTCCTCGTCGCGACCGTTCCGGAGTCCGGGGCACGCGACGCGCTGCGGGCGATCATCTCGGTCGGCATCGTCCTGCTCGTGCTGCGCTGGGCCGTGTGGCCGTTCGCCGGCTGGTACGGCAACACCCACGTGGTGACGACCGAGCGGGTGTTCCGCCGGCAGGGTGTGTTCGCCAAGCACGGCACCGAGCTGGCGCTGAACCGGGTGGTCGGGATCGCGCTGACCCGGTCGATGCTCCAGCGGATGCTCGGCGCCGGCCGGCTGACGGTGGAGTACCACGAGGTCACCGCCCCGGACGGCCGGGCCACCTGGGTGCTGGACGACGTGCCGCTGGTTGCCGACGTCCAGCAGTTGCTGCTGGCGCTGACCGCGGCCGGCGGGCGCCCGCCGCCCGACCCGCCCCGGTGGCCCGTAGACCCGGCGTTGCCCGACTTTTGCTGAGTCCGGGCCCGCGTGCGGTGGGTCGGAGCAAAACGCCACGAACACGACCGTCGGACGTGTTGTCCGCCCCTGAGGCGCGCGCGGCTTTACCATCGGCGCATGACTCGTCTGTTGCTCGCCGAAGATGACGTCGCGATCTCTGAGCCGCTGGCCCGCGCGCTACGTCGCGAGGGCTATGCCGTGGAGGTCCGGGCCGACGGGGTGCAAGCCCTGGAAAGGGCTCGGCAGGGCGGTATCGACCTGGTGGTTCTCGACATCGGCCTGCCGGGGCTCGACGGGCTGGAGGTGTGCCGCCGCCTGCGTGGCGACGGGCAGGTGATTCCCGTCCTCGTGCTGACCGCCCGGGCCGATGAGGTCGACACGGTCGTCGGCCTGGACGCCGGCGCCGACGACTACGTCACCAAGCCGTTCCGGCTGGCCGAGCTGCTGGCCCGGGTGCGCGCGCTGCTGCGCCGTGGCGCGCCCGAGGTGGGCCACGGCATCCGCGGAGTCCGCATCGACATCGAGTCGCACCGCGCCTGGATGGGCGACGCCGAGCTGCAGCTCACTGCCAAGGAGTTCGACCTGCTGCGGGTCCTGATCCGCGACGCGGGCCGGGTGGTCACTCGCGACCAGCTGATGCGGGAGGTCTGGGACACGACCTGGTGGACCTCGACCAAGACCTTGGACATGCACATCTCCTGGCTGCGCAAGAAGCTGGGCGACGACGCGACCAACCCGCGCTACATCACCACCGTCCGTGGCGTCGGGTTCCGCTTCGAACGCGAGTGACCGCCACCGACGATCGGTTCGCCGAACGCGATGGGTAAGCGACTGGTCGTCTCGACCCTCGCGGTCGTGGTCGTCGTGGTCCTGTTGCTCGGGGTCCCGCTCGGCGTGGCGATGCGCAACGGGATCGAGAGCAGTGCGAACGACAGCCTGCGCACCGAGGCGCAACGGCTGCTGAACACCGTCGAGGTCCGCGGGGAACTCGGCGAGCCGATGGACCGGAGCTCGCTGGAGTCGGTGATCTCCCGCGACCGCAGCGCGACGGTCACGCTGCCGGACAAGTCGGTGATCCGGCTCGGCGCCAACCCGCCCGGCGGCGACAAGCTGTCGGTGACGATCGACGACAACGTCCGCGGCGACCACGTCACCGTGATGGAGTCCCGCGACGGGGTCACCTCGCAGACCCGCAAGGCTTGGCTGCTGATCATGATCGAGGCGTTGTTCGCGATCGCGACCGCCGGCGCGTTGGCCGCGCTGCAGGCCCGCAGCCTGACCCGCCCCCTGATCGAGCTGGCGGAGACCGCCGAGCGCTTCGGCTCCGGCGACCCCAGCCGCCGTCGGCACCGCCGCAGCTACGGCCTGCCCGAGGTCGACCGGGTCGCCGATGTGCTGGAACGCCGCGAGGAACGGATCTCCCGGATCCTGGCCGGCGAGCGACAGTTCGCCTCCAACGCCTCCCACCAGCTGCGCACCCCGCTGACCGCACTGTCGATGCGGTTGGAGGAGATAGCGATGTCCGACGACCTGGACGTGATGCGCGACGAGGCCAACGTCGCCCTCGGCCAGGTCGAACGGCTCACCGAGGTCGTCGAGCAGCTGCTCACCAGCCACCGCACGCCGCCGGTCGTGGCCGGCGAGGTCGTCGAGATCGACAAGATCGTGGGCCAGCAGATCGACGAGTGGAGCGTCGCGCTACGCAAACTCGGGCGCTCGATCCAACTCGTCGGCGTACCGGCGCTCAGCGCGCGGGCGAACGCGGCGAGCGTGTCCCAGATCCTGGCGACGCTCGTCGAGAACGCATTGCACCACGGGGCCGGGACGGTCTCCATCCGCACCCGGACCGTGGGTGGCTCGGTCGTCATCGAGGTGACCGACGAGGGCGAGGGCGTCTCCGAGTCGCTCGGGCACCGCATCTTCGAGGCCGGCATCTCCGGCGGGTCCAGCACCGGGCGTGGCCTGGCCCTGGCCCGCGACCTGGCCCGGGCCGACGGGGCCCGACTGGAACTCGTGCAGCAGCGCCCGGCGGTCTTCGCGCTCTTCCTCGCGGCCCCCGACTTCCCGACCTAAACCCTGAACCCTGCACTTCTGCTGCCTGTCGCACCTATCGCGCGGCGCGGTAGGTGCGACAGGCAGCACAAGTCGGGGGATCAGGCCGGGGCTCGGGTGGCCGCTGCCGCCGGGTAACGATGTCGGCCGAGCCGGAGGGCGCCGGAACGGATTGGAGCCGCACCGGCACTCATGATGAGCTCGCTGTCCTTGTTGCTCGCTTGTGCTCCTCGCTCGTCCCTCGCTCGTCGCAGTCGCTCGGGATGCTCGCTCATGGCACGATCGGGGCGGGGCGGCTCGTGGTCGCCCCGCACTGGGAGGGGGTCGGGTGTTCCTGCTGATGGTGGTAGTCGTTGCCTTGGTCGTGTTCGCGGTTGCCGCGGTGGCCTCCGGCCAGGGCGGGACCCTCGGCCCGGCCGACCACGACCTGCCCGGTCCACCGATCGACCCCGGCTCGGCCGACCTCGCGGACCTGTCCGCCGCGGCGTTCCCGGTCTGCGTTCGTGGTTATCGCATGGACGCGGTCGACGCGGTGATCGATCGGTTGTCCGCCGAGATCGCGGCCCGCGATGCCCGGATAGCCGAACTCACCTACCGTCTCGAGGACCGGAGCCGGTACTGAGCGGCCCGGTCGCCGGTCCCGACGGGAGCCTGCGCTGCCCGTGGGGCCTGTCGACCCCGGACTACGTCGAGTACCACGATCTCGAATGGGGTCGCCCGGTCCACGGCGACGACCGCTTGTTCGAACGGCTGACACTCGAGGCCTTCCAGTCCGGTCTGTCCTGGCTGACGATCCTGCGTAAGCGCGAGTCGTTCCGCACCGCGTTCGCCGGGTTCTCGATCCGCCAGGTCGCCGAGTTCGGTGACGACGACGCGGCGCGACTGCTCGCGGACGCCGGAATCGTACGCAACCGCGCCAAGATCGCCGCGGCGATGCGCAACGCCCGCGCCGCCGCCGAACTCGGGGTCGGCGGGCTGGAAAGGTTGCTCTGGTCGTTCGCTCCGGACCCGGCCGCGCACGTCCGTCCCAGGACGCTCGCCGATGTCCCGGCGACCTCTCCCGCCTCGACCGCGATGGCCAAGGAGCTCAAGAAGCGCGGGTTCGCATTCGTCGGACCGACGACGGCCTACGCGTTGATGCAGGCGACCGGGATGGTCGACGACCATCTGGTCGGATGCATCTCGAGCGACTCGAGCAAGCGAGGAACGAGCGCGCGAGACAAGCGAGCAAGAAGTACCGCCGAGGTCTGAGTCCCGGTCAGTTGGCTGGGGTCTGGTTGGCCTGCTCGTGCTCGTAGAGGTCGCGGGCGTCGGAGACGCGGCCTGGGGGCGCCGTGATCGCGTTGCCGTCGGCCGCAGGGAGCATCGCGGTGCTGCTGCCCGAGGAGATCCGCCGGGGCGTCGTGCGCACCGTGCTCGACGAGGTGTGCATCGACACGGTGTCGGTCGTCGCCGGGCTGTCCGCGGCCGGGGCCATGATCGGCGCTGGGGCCGACATCGCGCTCGAGTCCGTCGTGGTGGAGGAATCCGACGACCCCGCCGGGGCGGTCATGTCGGTCGGGGCCACGGTGGGCTGGCCGCCCGGCAGCGGGGTGAGTTGCGTGTCGGGTTTGGTCAGCTGGCTGTTGTAGAGGTCGAGCGCGTCCGACACACGGTCGGTCGGCAGCCACAGCTCGACGCCGGGCGAAGCGCCGGGTGCCGGCGTGGCCGACGGCGTCAGGATCGACGTCAGGGGGGCCGACGCCGCGGGCGGCCCGACCGGGGGAGCGGCCGGGTCCTCCGGAGCGGCAGGTTTCAGCGTGTCGGTCGAGTTGCCCGAGACACTCGCCGGCGCCGGGCCAGGCAGCGGGGCCGGGATCAGCGCCGGAGCTTCGGCCGCGGGGGCCGCAGCAGCGGGCGCGGTGGTGGCGGCCGGTCCGGCCGCCGGGTTCGTCGTCGGCGTGATGCCACCGGTGGTCAACCCGCTGGCCAGACCGCCCACGAGCGGGAGGTTGCCCAAGCCGGGCAGCAGCGGGGTCGACGGGGTCCCCGGAACCGGGTTCCCCGGCAGCAGCGGGACGGTCGGCAGCGACGGCAGCGCCGGCAGTGATGGCAGCGGGTTGGTCGGGGCGATGCCCAGCGCCTTCTCGGCGTCGAACGCGATCGGGTCGACCGCGCTGAGCAGCGAGTCCAACGAGCCGCTGTGCAGGTGGGTGATCCGGTTGACCGGATGGTCGCGGTTGAACCGGGGCGAGCCGCTCTCGAACACCGTCCAGACCTTGCCGTCGTGGACGGTCAGGTCCTCGGGCATGGCCGGCATCCACACGCAGGCCACTGGCGACTTGAGCGTCGACGGGCCGGTCCGGCGGACCACGACGAGCTCGCCGCGGCCGGTGTTGTTGTCGGTCGAGAACACGAAGTCGTCCGGGGTGATGATCAGGCCCTGGGCCCGGTCCGGCACGACCCACGGGCCCTCGACCTTCTTCAGGGTCCCGTCCGGGTCGAGCGTGTAACGGTTCATCAGGCCCGGCACGCCGGCGTTGCCGTGATTTCCTGTGTACAAAGAGTCACCGTCGACCGACATGAAGTCGGTCGCGTCGATGTTCTGCCGGGGCCCGTCGCTCTTCAGGTAAACGGGACTCTTGCCGGTGATCGACTGCTGCATCGCAGCCTGCAGATCGGCGGTCCGGTACTTCTCGACGGTAGGCGACCCGACTTTCGGCCAGGGGTTGTCGCCGGTGAAGAGCCAATCGCCGAAGAAGGCCATTCCGCCGAGGTGCGACTCGTCCACCATGACCGTGCCGACCGGGTCCCCGGTTTCCGGGTTCAGGCCGACGAGGTAGGACTGGTGTCCGGTCCGGTACATGCCCAGCAGGACCAGGTCGTGGCCCTGGCCGTCCCAGTTGTCCCAGGCGTCGAGCGCCTGCGGGATGTAGTTGCCGAGGTAGGGCACGGACGCCGCGGGCCGGAACAGTTGGTCGTAGATGCTGGAGACGGAGCGGCCCTGGTACTTGGAGACGTTGCCTCGCAGCTGCGAGTCGTCACACTTCGGGCCCGCTGCGGCGGCCGGGACGTGGCGCGCGGCGGTGGACAGCATCGAGACCGGGGCGACCGAGTCGATCACCGGGTGGCCGTGGCCCTTGAGGTGGTCCGAGGAGCCGGTGACCGCGCCGGCCAGCGTCATGTCCGAATGGTTGTCCCAACCGACGCGCAGGAACCCGACCGGACTCGATGAGCTCCCGGACGCGAACGCACTGGCTACCAGCGCTCCCACGAACCCGAGCGCCGCTGTTTTCGGACGCAACGACCTTCCCCTCCCCGCCCCCAGGATCACCCGTTTGCCGCAACAGCGGCCTTTGGATGCTCGCAGGGGCCTGGGCGGGACGCACCGGGCTCAACGCAATCCTGTGCTGGATTACGAGGAAATGACTCGACACCCCTGGTTGCTGGTGGCTTTGTTACTTGACATTGCCCGAATAGGGACACTCGGAACATTTCGGGCAGAGGCGAATGTCACTCTGAGTGACTACTTTCCGAGACCCTTGATCAACGTCCCGTGAACTCGGGTTTGCGCTTGGCCAGGAAGGCGGCCAGGGCGGCGGCATGGTCGATCGTCCCGCCGGCCGCGACGATCTCCTCGTGCTCCTGCCGCAACGATGCGCTCAGCGACTGATCGGCCGCGGACCGTAGCAGTCGCCGGACCGCCGCGTACGCCAGCGTCGGGCCGGCCGCAAGACGTCCGGCGAGCTCGGCGACGGCGACCGGCAGGTCCGCGGCCGGGACCACGGAGTTGACCAGGCCCAGCTCCGCTGCCTGCTCGGCGGTCAACGTGGGGGAGAGCATGAGCAGTTCAGCCGCCTTGGCCGGCCCGACCAGGCGAGGCAGGAACCAGGACATCCCGGTGTCCGGGGTCAGGCCGATCGCGGTGAACGCGGTGGTGAAGGTGGCCTTGTCGGCGGCGATTCGGAAGTCCGCGGCCAAGGCCAGGGACATCCCGGCCCCGGCGGCCGCCCCGTTGATAGCGGCGACCACCGGCTTCGGCATCTCCGCGACCAGTTCGCAGATCGGCGCGTAGTGCTCCGGGACCGTCGTGAAGATTTCCTCCGGCGTGCCGGTCTGCGCGACCGCGGCGAACTCCCGCAGGTCCTGGCCGACGCAGAAGCCGCGGCCGGCGCCGGTCAGCACGACTGCGCGGACGCCCGGGTCGTCGGCCGCTGCGCGCAACGCGGCCAGCAGCGCCTGTTTGGTCGCCAGGTCGAGGGAGTTGAACGCGTCGGGGCGGTTCAGGGTGATCGTCGTGACGGCATCGGTGTTGGCGACCAGGACGGACTCGGGCGACGTCATGGCCGCAGGCTATGACCGGAGGTTCTGGCGTCTTTCGCCACCCGCCGGGACGGTGCCTGCGCGCCCCCCGGGGCGTTGCCTGAGATAATGGCGGAACGGACACGGATCGTGGCCCTGTGTGGCCGCGTCCTGATTCCGGGGCGGGCGGCCGGCGGCGCCGTCACAGCGACCTGCGGGGACGGAAGGAGCGAGCATGGCGGCCATGAAGCCGCGGACCGGTGACGGACCGCTCGAGGTCACCAAGGAGGGCCGCGGCATCGTCATGCGGGTTCCGCTGGAGGGCGGCGGCCGATTGGTGGTCGAGCTGTCCGCGGACGAGGCGGGCGCGCTCGGTGAGGCGCTCAAGGGCGTCGTCGCATGACCCTGCAGCCGTGAACGAGCCCGCGAGCGAACCAATGTCACAGTGTCAGCCGATGTCGAAGGTGTGCGGGCGGACGGAGGTCCGCCGGTGAGTCTTCCGAAGATCGACCTGGTGGCCGGCCGGGCCCCGTTGCGGGACTCGGCCGACGTCGTCGCGGTCCCGCTGACGCCCGGCCCCGACGGGCCGACCGGTGGTTCCGGGCTGCGCGAGGTCGCGCGAGAACTGAATCTGGACCTGATGGCGCCGGCCGCCCGCGACAAGGCCAAGGGCTCGGCCGGCGAGATCGTGGCGGTGCCGGTCAGCGACCACCCCACGGTGCGTGAGGTGCTGCTGGTCGGCGTCGGATCGGCGAGCCCGACCGAGTTGCGGCGGGTCGGCGCGGCGCTGGCCCGGCGGACCCGGGAACGCAGCCGGCTGGAGACGACGATCGCGGCGGAGGCCAACCCGGCCGGGGTGCGGGCGTTCGTCGAGGGCCTGCTGCTGGGCTCGTACAGCTACGGCCTGCGGTCCGGCGAGGCCAAGCAGTCCTCGGTCGGCGCGGTCTCGGTGCATCTGAAGTCTGTGAAATCGGAGGACGGCGCTCGGGACGCGATCGGCCGGGCTGAGGCCACCGGTGCGGCAGTGTGCTTGGCCCGCGACCTGGCCAACACGCCCTCGGCCCGCAAGACGCCGGCCTGGTTGGCGGCCGAGGCTGCTCGGGTCGGCAAGAAGGCCAAGCTCGACGTGCGGATCTGGGAGCCTGCGCACTTGGCGGCCGAGGGATTCGGCGGCCTGCTGGCGGTCGGCTCCGGTGCCGCTAACGGTCGCGGCCCGCGGTTGATCCAGCTCTCGTACACCCCGGTGGGCGCCGGGGCCGACGTGCCGCACGTGGTGATCGTCGGCAAGGGGATCACCTTCGACAGCGGGGGCCTGTCGCTCAAGCCGACCGACGGCATGGTCGCGATGAAGGCCGACATGGCCGGTGGCGCCGCGGTGATCGGCGCGATGAGCGCGCTGCGCGACCTGGCGGTCCCGGTGCGGGTCACCGGTCTGGTCGCGGCGGCCGAGAACATGCCCTCCGGCTCGGCCTACCGACCCGGCGACGTGATCCGGCACTACGGCGGGACCACCGTCGAGGTGCTCAACACCGACGCCGAGGGTCGCCTGGTGCTGGCCGACGCGCTGGCCTACGCCGACGCGAAACTTGACCCGGACGTGATCGTCGACCTGGCCACGCTGACCGGTGCGGCCACGCTGGCACTGACCCGGCGCATCGCCGCCCTGTTCACCGACGACGATCGACTGGCGGCGGCGTTGTCCGCCGCCGCCGACGCGAGCGGCGACCGACTCTGGCGTCTGCCGTTGGTCGAGGACTACCGCTGGGCGCTGGAGTCCCCGGTGGCCGACCTGGCGCACGTGCCGCGCGACCGCAAGGTCTCCGGCGGCGCGATCACCGCGGCGTTGTTCCTACGGGAATTCGTCGGCAAGCGTCGCTGGGCGCACATCGACATGGCCGGCCCCGGCAAGATCGACTCCGACGAGCACGAGAACACCAAGGGCGGCACCGGCTACGGCGTCCGCCTGCTGCTTCGTTGGTTGGAGAGCTACCCCTCGGGCACCTCGCGCAACTGAGGGCGGCCGTACATGGTGGTCACAGCCGCGGTGCGGAAGCCCAGTCGCTCGTAGACGCGCACCGCGGCGGCGTTGTCCGCGTCGACGTGGAGCAGCACCCGGGGCAGACCGCGCTGCGCCAG belongs to Sporichthyaceae bacterium and includes:
- a CDS encoding biotin--[acetyl-CoA-carboxylase] ligase, with product MIEPLDAATLAAALPSASWHVDVVVETTSTNTDLRTAALAGTARPGTVLVAEHQTGGRGRLGRTWESAPGAGLTFSVLLDPGRAPLERWGWVPLLTGLAIAESVGAATGIELRVKWPNDVLSIGGLKVAGVLAERVDAATGPLAVVGIGLNISAGPDQLPVSTAGSLAMAGATTTDRPRLLGAILEALAGRMDTWLSYGGDAAEAGLLDAYAATSATLGRQISVAVPGGEEITGEALHVDESGALVLRTLDGPRVVAAGDVTGVE
- a CDS encoding PH domain-containing protein, with amino-acid sequence MAEQFLVEFRRHAYVLALPTLVLGVCSGLGAFLVATVPESGARDALRAIISVGIVLLVLRWAVWPFAGWYGNTHVVTTERVFRRQGVFAKHGTELALNRVVGIALTRSMLQRMLGAGRLTVEYHEVTAPDGRATWVLDDVPLVADVQQLLLALTAAGGRPPPDPPRWPVDPALPDFC
- a CDS encoding response regulator transcription factor, whose protein sequence is MTRLLLAEDDVAISEPLARALRREGYAVEVRADGVQALERARQGGIDLVVLDIGLPGLDGLEVCRRLRGDGQVIPVLVLTARADEVDTVVGLDAGADDYVTKPFRLAELLARVRALLRRGAPEVGHGIRGVRIDIESHRAWMGDAELQLTAKEFDLLRVLIRDAGRVVTRDQLMREVWDTTWWTSTKTLDMHISWLRKKLGDDATNPRYITTVRGVGFRFERE
- a CDS encoding ATP-binding protein, which gives rise to MGKRLVVSTLAVVVVVVLLLGVPLGVAMRNGIESSANDSLRTEAQRLLNTVEVRGELGEPMDRSSLESVISRDRSATVTLPDKSVIRLGANPPGGDKLSVTIDDNVRGDHVTVMESRDGVTSQTRKAWLLIMIEALFAIATAGALAALQARSLTRPLIELAETAERFGSGDPSRRRHRRSYGLPEVDRVADVLERREERISRILAGERQFASNASHQLRTPLTALSMRLEEIAMSDDLDVMRDEANVALGQVERLTEVVEQLLTSHRTPPVVAGEVVEIDKIVGQQIDEWSVALRKLGRSIQLVGVPALSARANAASVSQILATLVENALHHGAGTVSIRTRTVGGSVVIEVTDEGEGVSESLGHRIFEAGISGGSSTGRGLALARDLARADGARLELVQQRPAVFALFLAAPDFPT
- a CDS encoding DNA-3-methyladenine glycosylase I, yielding MRCPWGLSTPDYVEYHDLEWGRPVHGDDRLFERLTLEAFQSGLSWLTILRKRESFRTAFAGFSIRQVAEFGDDDAARLLADAGIVRNRAKIAAAMRNARAAAELGVGGLERLLWSFAPDPAAHVRPRTLADVPATSPASTAMAKELKKRGFAFVGPTTAYALMQATGMVDDHLVGCISSDSSKRGTSARDKRARSTAEV
- a CDS encoding enoyl-CoA hydratase-related protein, which gives rise to MTSPESVLVANTDAVTTITLNRPDAFNSLDLATKQALLAALRAAADDPGVRAVVLTGAGRGFCVGQDLREFAAVAQTGTPEEIFTTVPEHYAPICELVAEMPKPVVAAINGAAAGAGMSLALAADFRIAADKATFTTAFTAIGLTPDTGMSWFLPRLVGPAKAAELLMLSPTLTAEQAAELGLVNSVVPAADLPVAVAELAGRLAAGPTLAYAAVRRLLRSAADQSLSASLRQEHEEIVAAGGTIDHAAALAAFLAKRKPEFTGR
- a CDS encoding DUF3117 domain-containing protein, with product MAAMKPRTGDGPLEVTKEGRGIVMRVPLEGGGRLVVELSADEAGALGEALKGVVA
- a CDS encoding leucyl aminopeptidase gives rise to the protein MSLPKIDLVAGRAPLRDSADVVAVPLTPGPDGPTGGSGLREVARELNLDLMAPAARDKAKGSAGEIVAVPVSDHPTVREVLLVGVGSASPTELRRVGAALARRTRERSRLETTIAAEANPAGVRAFVEGLLLGSYSYGLRSGEAKQSSVGAVSVHLKSVKSEDGARDAIGRAEATGAAVCLARDLANTPSARKTPAWLAAEAARVGKKAKLDVRIWEPAHLAAEGFGGLLAVGSGAANGRGPRLIQLSYTPVGAGADVPHVVIVGKGITFDSGGLSLKPTDGMVAMKADMAGGAAVIGAMSALRDLAVPVRVTGLVAAAENMPSGSAYRPGDVIRHYGGTTVEVLNTDAEGRLVLADALAYADAKLDPDVIVDLATLTGAATLALTRRIAALFTDDDRLAAALSAAADASGDRLWRLPLVEDYRWALESPVADLAHVPRDRKVSGGAITAALFLREFVGKRRWAHIDMAGPGKIDSDEHENTKGGTGYGVRLLLRWLESYPSGTSRN